A region from the Pelobates fuscus isolate aPelFus1 chromosome 3, aPelFus1.pri, whole genome shotgun sequence genome encodes:
- the TTLL12 gene encoding tubulin--tyrosine ligase-like protein 12, which yields MADPHSPELDDGYTQFVALHQAALIASGVPALHWRSLHRKLEGEIFDAGEVFGIMQVEEAAEEDDVEEEIETEPVKKSNPGLIPSFKVIVTKEDGLKASDPNSIFLIDHAWTYRVEHARHQLMQVPGLLHRMANLMAIPFHGEVPDEGVVEEVLKEMWQYNQTYQLSQGSAEDKIPVWYIMDEFGSRIQHSDKPTFGTAPLYYIPQEMTYTVLWPLRDLDNGEEVSRDYAYGESNALIRDCLLFPWAPVDISHVSCHTPEPADTYYQSIFAENKEILPLPVEPPLHDKSKIFKVYTDMQQVLGGINHPRFIFTDNEQEADILYNFSHIKDYRSLSTHRPHVLLSQFPCENLLTVKDCLASISRRVGGPEGPKWLPRTFNLQTELPQFISYFKQREQRGEDNHWICKPWNLARSLDTHVTTNLSYIIRQRESTPKVVSKYIEDPVLFQRDDVGLVKFDIRYIVLLRSVRPLKLFVYDVFWLRFANRPFALNELDDYEKHFTVMNYVPNVTLKQVHCDEFMTLFEKQYPEYPWSSIQDQLFKNFGELFQVASSKPAPYGICDYPSSRAVYAIDLMLKWDTDSDGKRVIQPQILEVNFNPDCARACKYHPTFFNDVFSTLFLDETENCHVTRIL from the exons ATCTTTGATGCTGGCGAAGTGTTCGGAATAATGCAGGTtgaggaagcagcagaagaaGACGACGTTGAGGAAGAAATCGAAACCGAACCGGTAAAGAAGTCGAATCCTGGCCTCATACCATCATTCAAAGTCATTGTAACCAAAGAAGACGGTCTAAAGGCCTCGGATCCCAATAG CATTTTTCTGATTGACCATGCATGGACGTATCGTGTTGAACATGCCCGTCACCAGCTCATGCAAGTACCCGGTCTCCTCCACCGCATGGCGAATCTCATGGCAATACCCTTTCATGGTGAGGTGCCGGACGAGGGGGTTGTGGAGGAAGTGCTGAAAGAAATGTGGCAGTATAACCAGACCTACCAGCTGTCTCAGGGG TCTGCTGAGGATAAGATTCCGGTCTGGTACATCATGGATGAGTTTGGCTCCAGAATACAACATTCGGACAAGCCCACGTTTGGTACAGCGCCTCTGTATTACATCCCACAAGAAATGACCTACACTGTCCTGTGGCCCCTCCGAGACTTGGACAATGGCG AGGAAGTTTCCCGTGACTATGCTTATGGTGAGTCCAATGCGTTAATTCGGGACTGTCTACTCTTTCCATGGGCGCCTGTAGATATAAGTCACGTCAGCTGTCACACTCCTGAGCCTGCGGACACTTATTATCAG agTATTTTTGCGGAAAACAAAGAAATCCTGCCCCTCCCTGTAGAGCCACCGTTACACGACAAGAGTAAAATCTTCAA gGTCTACACGGACATGCAGCAGGTCCTCGGTGGAATAAATCACCCGCGGTTTATATTTACAGACAATGAACAGGAAGCCGACATCCTCTACAACTTCTCCCATATTAAAGACTACAG GTCACTCAGCACGCATAGACCCCATGTTTTGCTAAGCCAGTTTCCATGTGAGAATCTCCTGACTGTTAAGGATTGTCTAGCTTCCATTTCACGGAGGGTCGGTGGCCCTGAGGGTCCAAAATGGCTCCCACGCACTTTTAATTTGCAGACTGAACTTCCTCAGTTTATTAGCTACTTTAAACAACGGGAACAGCG TGGAGAAGACAATCACTGGATATGCAAGCCATGGAATCTGGCGAGAAGCCTGGATACGCACGTAACCACTAACCTCTCCTACATCATTCGGCAGCGAGAAAGCACACCGAAG GTTGTGTCAAAATACATTGAAGATCCAGTGCTCTTTCAGCGGGATGACGTAGGGCTTGTGAAATTTGATATTCGATACATTGTCCTTTTGCGGTCGGTTCGACCCCTGAAGCTGTTTGTATATGACGTATTTTGGCTGCGATTTGCAAACCG GCCGTTTGCTCTGAATGAATTGGACGATTATGAGAAACATTTCACTGTAATGAATTACGTCCCTAACGTGACCCTGAAACAG GTTCACTGTGATGAATTCATGACGTTGTTTGAGAAGCAGTATCCTGAATATCCCTGGAGCTCCATACAG GATCAGTTGTTTAAAAATTTTGGCGAACTCTTCCAAGTGGCGTCCTCCAAACCGGCGCCATACGGGATCTGCGACTACCCTTCTTCCCGGGCAGTTTATGCTATTGACTTGATGCTGAAATGGGACACAGACAGCGATG GTAAACGGGTGATACAGCCACAAATTTTGGAAGTTAATTTCAATCCAGACTGCGCCAGAGCATGCAAATATCACCCGACATTTTTCAATGATGTGTTTAGCACGTTGTTCTTGGATGAGACGGAGAACTGCCACGTGACGCGTATCCTCTGA